In Lepus europaeus isolate LE1 chromosome 9, mLepTim1.pri, whole genome shotgun sequence, the following are encoded in one genomic region:
- the LOC133766801 gene encoding LIM domain-containing protein A-like codes for MEIWVTGLPAFPTLPQTGPFSLLGTSLASASAQGGGRVIPDVAGASTAWVSKAFPALQASPQCLVFPSTLGPVWAKLAFPAQAQHTHTQCVSPALCLRSHIHAHTLPAVSHTHTHTLCLQSHTHTHTHSACSHTHTHTHSACSHTHTHTLCLRSHAHTLPAVTHTHTLCLQSHTHTHSACGHTHTLCLQSHTLSAFPLHSACGHTYTHTLCLQSHTHTHTLCSHTHTHTHSACSHTHTHSAFPLHSACSHTNTHTRTHTLCLQSHTHTHTACSHTHTHSACSHIHTHSVFLLQSCLSLCIIQSLTDDPTGHTLSFDFASGTPSESHSSANPVLFEVSWVLG; via the exons atggaaatctgggTCACTGGGCTTCCTGCTTTCCCCACTCTGCCACAGACAGGCCCATTCTCTCTCCTGGGCACCTCGCTGGCCTCGGCTTCTGCTCAGGGTGGCGGAAGGGTCATACCTGACGTGGCTGGGGCCTCCACTGCCTGGGTGTCCAAGGCCTTCCCAGCTCTGCAAGCTTCTCCCCAGTGCCTTGTCTTCCCCAGCACCCTCGGTCCTGTCTGGGCCAAGCTGGCCTTCCCGGCCCAGGCACAGCACACGCACACTCAGTGCGTTTCCCCTGCACTCTGCCTGCGgtcacacatacacgcacacactcTGCCtgcagtctcacacacacacacacacacactctgcctgcagtctcacacacacacacacacacactctgcctgcagtcacacacacacacacacacactctgcctgcagtcacacacacacacacacactctgcctgcggtcacacgcacacactctgcctgcagtcacacacacacacacactctgcctgcagtcacacacacacacacactctgcctgcGGTCACACGCACACACTCTGCCTGCAGTCACACACACTCAGTGCGTTTCCCCTGCACTCTGCCTGCGgtcacacatacacgcacacactcTGCCtgcagtctcacacacacacacacacactctgcagtcacacacacacacacacacactctgc ctgcagtcacacacacacacacagtgcgtTTCCCCTGCACTCTGCCTGcagtcacacaaacacacacacacgcacgcacacactttgcctgcagtcacacacacacacacacactgcctgcagtcacacacacacacattctgcctgcagtcacatacacacccacagtGTGTTCCTCCTGCAATCCTGCCTTTCCCTTTGCATCATTCAGAGTCTCACAGATGACCCAACTGGGCACACCCTAAGCTTTGACTTTGCCTCTGGTACCCCTAGCGAGAGCCATTCCTCAGCTAACCCTGTGCTCTTTGAGGTCTCCTGGGTCCTAGGCTGA